One Rissa tridactyla isolate bRisTri1 chromosome 1, bRisTri1.patW.cur.20221130, whole genome shotgun sequence DNA segment encodes these proteins:
- the LOC128911763 gene encoding mitochondrial uncoupling protein 3-like isoform X2: MVGLKPPEVPPTAAVKFISAGTAACIADLCTFPLDTAKVRLQIQGEVRIPRSTSAVEYRGVLGTLSTMVRTEGPRSLYSGLAAGLQRQMSFASIRIGLYDSVKQLYTPKGAESTGLAARVLAGCTTGAVAVACAQPTDVVKVRFQANGAMPESARRYSGTVDAYRTIAREEGVRGLWRGTLPNIARNAIVNCGELVTYDLIKDALLRTQLMTDNIPCHFVAAFGAGFCATVVASPVDVVKTRYMNAGPGQYRNALSCLLALLMQDGLAGFYKGFVPSFLRLGSWNVVMFISYEQLQRVAVLARTPQS, from the exons ATGGTGGGTCTGAAACCCCCTGAAGTGCCCCCAACAGCCGCCGTGAAGTTCATCAGCGCGGGGACAGCCGCCTGCATCGCCGACCTCTGCACCTTCCCCCTGGACACCGCCAAAGTGCGGCTGCAG ATCCAGGGCGAGGTGCGGATCCCCCGGAGCACCAGCGCCGTGGAGTACCGGGGTGTTTTGGGGACGCTGAGCACCATGGTGAGGACGGAGGGACCCCGCAGCCTCTACAGCGGGCTGGCGGCTGGGCTGCAGCGGCAGATGAGCTTCGCCTCCATCCGCATCGGGCTCTACGACTCGGTGAAGCAGCTCTACACCCCTAAGGGCGCTGAGA GCACAGGGCTGGCGGCGCGGGTGCTGGCGGGCTGCACCAcgggggcggtggcggtggcGTGCGCCCAACCCACCGACGTGGTCAAGGTACGGTTCCAGGCCAACGGGGCGATGCCGGAGAGTGCCCGGAGGTACAGCGGCACCGTGGATGCCTACCGCACCATCGCCAGGGAGGAGGGCGTCCGTGGGCTCTGGAGAG GGACGCTGCCTAACATCGCCCGCAATGCCATCGTCAACTGCGGGGAGCTCGTCACCTACGACCTCATTAAGGACGCGCTGCTGCGGACGCAGCTGATGACAG ACAACATCCCCTGCCACTTCGTGGCCGCCTTTGGGGCCGGCTTCTGCGCCACGGTGGTGGCGTCGCCAGTGGACGTGGTGAAGACGCGGTACATGAACGCCGGTCCCGGGCAGTACCGGAACGCGCTCAGCTGCCTCCTCGCCCTGCTCATGCAGGACGGCCTCGCCGGCTTCTACAAGGG GTTCGTCCCCTCCTTCCTGCGGCTCGGCTCCTGGAACGTGGTGATGTTCATCTCCTACGAGCAGCTGCAACGCGTCGCGGTGCTGGCCCGGACGCCCCAATCctga
- the LOC128911763 gene encoding mitochondrial uncoupling protein 3-like isoform X1, with protein sequence MVGLKPPEVPPTAAVKFISAGTAACIADLCTFPLDTAKVRLQIQGEVRIPRSTSAVEYRGVLGTLSTMVRTEGPRSLYSGLAAGLQRQMSFASIRIGLYDSVKQLYTPKGAESTGLAARVLAGCTTGAVAVACAQPTDVVKVRFQANGAMPESARRYSGTVDAYRTIAREEGVRGLWRGTLPNIARNAIVNCGELVTYDLIKDALLRTQLMTGKDGTRGTRLGAIPVPATLNPWVCPTDNIPCHFVAAFGAGFCATVVASPVDVVKTRYMNAGPGQYRNALSCLLALLMQDGLAGFYKGFVPSFLRLGSWNVVMFISYEQLQRVAVLARTPQS encoded by the exons ATGGTGGGTCTGAAACCCCCTGAAGTGCCCCCAACAGCCGCCGTGAAGTTCATCAGCGCGGGGACAGCCGCCTGCATCGCCGACCTCTGCACCTTCCCCCTGGACACCGCCAAAGTGCGGCTGCAG ATCCAGGGCGAGGTGCGGATCCCCCGGAGCACCAGCGCCGTGGAGTACCGGGGTGTTTTGGGGACGCTGAGCACCATGGTGAGGACGGAGGGACCCCGCAGCCTCTACAGCGGGCTGGCGGCTGGGCTGCAGCGGCAGATGAGCTTCGCCTCCATCCGCATCGGGCTCTACGACTCGGTGAAGCAGCTCTACACCCCTAAGGGCGCTGAGA GCACAGGGCTGGCGGCGCGGGTGCTGGCGGGCTGCACCAcgggggcggtggcggtggcGTGCGCCCAACCCACCGACGTGGTCAAGGTACGGTTCCAGGCCAACGGGGCGATGCCGGAGAGTGCCCGGAGGTACAGCGGCACCGTGGATGCCTACCGCACCATCGCCAGGGAGGAGGGCGTCCGTGGGCTCTGGAGAG GGACGCTGCCTAACATCGCCCGCAATGCCATCGTCAACTGCGGGGAGCTCGTCACCTACGACCTCATTAAGGACGCGCTGCTGCGGACGCAGCTGATGACAGGTAAGGATGGTACCAGGGGGACGCGGCTGGGTGCCATCCCCGTCCCTGCAACCCTCAACCCCTGGGTCTGCCCCACAGACAACATCCCCTGCCACTTCGTGGCCGCCTTTGGGGCCGGCTTCTGCGCCACGGTGGTGGCGTCGCCAGTGGACGTGGTGAAGACGCGGTACATGAACGCCGGTCCCGGGCAGTACCGGAACGCGCTCAGCTGCCTCCTCGCCCTGCTCATGCAGGACGGCCTCGCCGGCTTCTACAAGGG GTTCGTCCCCTCCTTCCTGCGGCTCGGCTCCTGGAACGTGGTGATGTTCATCTCCTACGAGCAGCTGCAACGCGTCGCGGTGCTGGCCCGGACGCCCCAATCctga